A part of Pseudoalteromonas arctica A 37-1-2 genomic DNA contains:
- a CDS encoding metallophosphoesterase → MQKHTVSLLINLFLLLVCCPSIAANDTFTLGIVADCQYAEQANKGTRHYTSCPQKFSTAVEQFNALPLSGVLHLGDFIDREFKSFIPLNTISSSLNPPLYHVLGNHEFSVDDKFKMRITNTLNMPARYYSFEVNGWLFIALDGNDVSTYAWPKNSKKHQQNMALFNSQYKGHEDWNGAIGIKQLKWLEEKLKVAQVKEQPVVLLSHFPIFPENNHNLWNAQEVLTLISQYSTVKAWFNGHNHVGNYAKKDGIHFVTFHAMLDTDTTAFSTLEFSPTQLKINGQGRQPSMVLPIK, encoded by the coding sequence ATGCAAAAACACACTGTTTCATTACTTATTAATTTATTCCTGCTTTTGGTTTGTTGCCCATCAATTGCTGCAAATGACACATTTACTTTAGGTATTGTTGCCGATTGCCAATATGCAGAACAAGCCAATAAAGGTACTCGACACTATACATCTTGCCCTCAAAAGTTCAGCACTGCGGTTGAGCAATTTAATGCTCTGCCTTTATCGGGAGTATTACATTTAGGCGACTTTATCGACCGTGAATTTAAAAGTTTTATCCCATTAAATACAATATCATCGTCACTTAACCCTCCCCTTTATCATGTATTAGGAAACCATGAATTCTCGGTAGATGATAAGTTTAAAATGCGCATAACTAACACATTAAATATGCCCGCGCGGTACTACAGCTTTGAAGTAAACGGCTGGCTTTTTATTGCTTTAGATGGCAACGATGTGAGCACTTACGCATGGCCTAAAAATAGTAAAAAACATCAACAAAATATGGCCTTGTTTAACTCTCAATATAAAGGGCATGAAGATTGGAATGGCGCAATTGGTATAAAACAGCTTAAGTGGTTAGAAGAGAAGCTAAAAGTAGCGCAAGTAAAAGAGCAACCTGTTGTGCTACTGAGTCATTTTCCTATTTTTCCGGAGAACAATCATAACCTATGGAACGCGCAAGAAGTGCTAACCCTTATTAGCCAGTATTCAACCGTAAAAGCATGGTTTAATGGTCATAACCATGTAGGTAACTACGCAAAAAAAGACGGCATTCACTTTGTAACTTTTCATGCGATGCTTGATACCGATACAACTGCATTTAGCACTCTTGAATTTTCGCCAACCCAACTTAAAATTAATGGTCAAGGGAGGCAGCCTTCAATGGTTCTTCCTATTAAATAA
- a CDS encoding RNA polymerase sigma factor: MIIESFFEKLYIEHNSELNRRVRDFFGASLSDHEDLVQEAFSNMLSHQHIDKIEFPKAYLLRSAINIGLNYRSRSRFKNTQYLSDDILDNIDEPLCTQGSPEDLCSMNLRIEYISDAMNTLTDKQRDLIVRSRIHGETYQQIKVATGFSLGDISRQMQSAIEQLHSYISAKNA; this comes from the coding sequence ATGATTATCGAGTCATTTTTTGAAAAATTATATATCGAGCACAACAGTGAACTAAATCGTAGAGTCCGTGATTTTTTTGGGGCAAGCCTTAGCGACCATGAAGATTTAGTGCAGGAAGCATTTAGTAATATGTTGTCGCACCAGCATATTGATAAAATAGAATTTCCGAAAGCTTATCTGCTTCGTTCAGCTATTAACATTGGTTTAAATTATCGTTCTCGTTCTCGTTTTAAAAATACCCAATATTTGTCAGACGACATCCTCGATAATATTGATGAACCACTATGTACACAAGGTAGCCCTGAGGATCTATGTAGCATGAATTTACGAATTGAATATATTTCAGATGCGATGAATACGCTTACAGATAAGCAGCGAGACCTTATAGTACGTAGCCGAATTCATGGTGAAACATATCAACAAATTAAAGTGGCAACAGGGTTTAGCCTAGGTGATATAAGCCGCCAAATGCAAAGTGCTATTGAGCAATTGCATAGCTACATAAGTGCCAAAAATGCGTGA
- a CDS encoding aldose epimerase family protein: MTSIANNQPLQVIQLSDGQNLTAEILPFGAIIKSIKFKEQEMTLSVDDPQYYLENPFYLGATVGRYANRIAKGRFNLSGTQYQLEANNGPNSLHGGVKGFNKVLWQVTKQTESEVELYYCSPDGEQGFPGELQVWQTISAKNGELTLHFKALTNKETLVNFTNHCYFNLDGSESINEHLVQVNANYYLPIDTTSIPLNESASVTGTCFDFTKPAQVGEALSAVHPQLEAGNGFDHCYIFNDDSSLKTMATLTSPHTKVNLTLKSTQPGMQLYTANFVGAPFKARQALCFEAQNWPDAPNRENFPKANLLPGEDYEQVIIYSFSE; this comes from the coding sequence GTGACATCTATTGCCAATAACCAACCTTTACAAGTTATTCAGCTCAGTGATGGTCAAAATTTAACAGCTGAAATTTTGCCATTTGGCGCAATAATAAAAAGCATTAAATTTAAAGAACAAGAAATGACGCTTAGCGTCGATGATCCTCAATACTATCTTGAAAACCCATTTTATCTTGGCGCTACAGTAGGTCGATACGCTAATCGCATTGCAAAGGGGCGTTTTAACTTATCTGGTACGCAGTATCAACTAGAAGCAAATAACGGCCCTAATAGCCTGCACGGCGGCGTTAAAGGCTTTAATAAAGTACTTTGGCAAGTAACCAAACAAACTGAAAGTGAAGTTGAACTTTATTATTGCTCGCCCGACGGCGAACAAGGTTTCCCCGGTGAGTTGCAGGTTTGGCAAACGATTAGCGCTAAAAACGGCGAGCTTACTCTGCACTTTAAAGCGCTAACTAATAAAGAAACGCTCGTTAACTTTACTAACCATTGCTATTTTAATCTTGATGGTAGCGAATCAATTAATGAACACCTTGTTCAAGTTAATGCCAATTACTATCTTCCTATTGATACAACTAGTATTCCACTTAATGAATCTGCATCAGTCACCGGTACCTGCTTTGACTTTACTAAGCCAGCTCAAGTTGGTGAGGCCTTAAGCGCCGTTCATCCTCAACTAGAAGCTGGAAATGGCTTTGATCACTGCTATATTTTTAATGATGACAGCAGTTTAAAGACGATGGCTACATTAACCTCGCCACACACGAAGGTTAATTTAACGCTCAAAAGCACTCAGCCAGGTATGCAGTTATACACCGCTAACTTTGTAGGTGCGCCTTTTAAAGCACGACAAGCTTTGTGTTTTGAAGCGCAAAATTGGCCAGATGCGCCAAATCGTGAAAATTTTCCAAAAGCTAATTTATTACCGGGAGAGGATTACGAACAGGTTATTATTTACTCTTTTTCTGAGTGA
- a CDS encoding acyl-CoA thioesterase, whose protein sequence is MFIEKVMPRFSETDALGHINNTVLPVWFEVARGPIFKFFTPDLNPHDWKLIIAKVEVSFVGELFYGHEVTVKTSVEHIGTSSFTLRQEAWQHDKCCAIGKAVMVRYDFVAKSKQALSIDEKAALNEHITAES, encoded by the coding sequence ATGTTTATTGAAAAAGTGATGCCGCGCTTTAGCGAAACAGATGCACTCGGACACATTAACAATACCGTACTACCTGTATGGTTTGAAGTCGCACGTGGACCTATTTTTAAGTTTTTTACACCGGACTTAAATCCACATGATTGGAAATTGATTATCGCCAAAGTTGAAGTGTCGTTTGTAGGCGAATTATTTTATGGCCACGAAGTGACCGTAAAAACCTCTGTAGAGCATATAGGCACTAGCTCTTTTACGCTTAGACAGGAAGCATGGCAACACGATAAATGCTGCGCAATAGGCAAAGCTGTGATGGTGAGGTACGACTTTGTTGCTAAATCAAAACAAGCGCTTAGTATTGACGAAAAAGCGGCGCTTAACGAGCATATTACTGCTGAGTCGTAA
- a CDS encoding TonB-dependent receptor — MIPFRLNKLSILVGAVSGTFILASSPIHAAQSDKVQQEMEAITVTGYRSNLARSKELKKNAIGSQDSILAEDIGEFPDANLAESLQRVPGVSISRDSGEGRQISLRGLGPNFTRTRLNGMEALFTSDSGIDQRGGASRSRDFDFSIFASGLFNRVDVYKSYDASLDEGGIAGTVDLHTAKPFDNSEEGLQGTVSVKGIYNDRTEHSDPRFAGLLSNTWGNFGALVSVAYSEVDTIEEGYHVWSWKQASFGDDNVADSVDAVIKNRLVNATGNDRVFVSRANNIASWANTRKRTGITAAFQWQPSDAMSFDLDILYGKLSNDRIENQLSTAGTNAFTGDVTANQLLVDAAIEGDDLVYASFEGLDLRTESKVSFGETDFHQISLSGNFELTDKLYMTTMFGLSKSTFEQPINDKVFSESVDHAFSVDWRNAKYGQNTYDFDITDVDQWALMRTDVREDEISNEYNTYQVDFNYELNDVHSFKFGLQSKNYQSDGFERRDRVDWENNPNSPEAVFQITNIPILHDYVIADNQATFERVVATGLISRELDASHNRPGTVYQIEEDTIGVYAQYLWNTEISNFPIRGNLGLRWYETEQTSSGEVNTGAGFEQIEFSKTYSDLLPSLNVVADISDNWLVRFGANRNISRPNLNQLKAAGQVGVADQFISAGNPNLERFVADSFETSFEFYGDSSSLAIALFHKDMESFIVQQSVTLPYEQTGYPLEFLDFDPRVNAQSEFTVSQPINGDSTDVTGLEIAFQMDFDFLPEPFNYLGMLGNVTIADGETILFNEGERISVTPPGLSELSHNFTLYYETPRWGMRVSSSYRDEYITGEGSEQNIVAGYDETTFVDFKSFMNITEQVKITFEATNLTDEAIRQFLDHRTQSYSQSGRNFALGMSYKF, encoded by the coding sequence ATGATCCCATTTAGACTTAATAAACTGAGTATATTAGTTGGCGCTGTATCTGGCACATTCATATTAGCAAGCAGCCCTATACATGCAGCTCAAAGTGATAAAGTTCAGCAGGAAATGGAAGCGATCACGGTAACAGGCTACCGTTCTAACCTAGCCCGTAGTAAGGAACTCAAAAAAAATGCCATTGGCTCGCAAGACAGCATATTAGCTGAAGACATTGGCGAATTCCCTGATGCCAACTTAGCTGAGTCATTACAGCGTGTACCAGGTGTATCTATTTCGCGTGACTCAGGTGAGGGTCGTCAAATATCGCTACGTGGCTTGGGTCCTAATTTTACACGCACACGCTTAAATGGCATGGAAGCACTTTTTACAAGCGATTCAGGTATTGACCAACGTGGTGGTGCATCTCGCTCTCGAGATTTTGATTTCAGTATTTTTGCCTCAGGACTATTTAATCGCGTAGATGTGTACAAATCGTATGATGCGTCATTAGATGAAGGGGGTATTGCCGGTACTGTTGATTTACATACTGCAAAACCTTTTGATAATTCTGAAGAAGGACTACAAGGTACTGTAAGTGTAAAAGGTATTTATAATGATAGAACAGAGCATTCAGACCCTCGCTTTGCTGGTTTGTTATCAAATACTTGGGGAAATTTTGGTGCGCTCGTATCGGTTGCTTATTCTGAAGTAGATACAATTGAAGAAGGCTATCATGTGTGGTCTTGGAAACAAGCGAGCTTTGGTGATGATAATGTTGCAGATTCAGTTGATGCCGTTATCAAAAACCGTTTGGTCAATGCCACGGGTAATGACCGTGTGTTTGTATCTCGCGCTAATAACATTGCATCTTGGGCTAATACACGTAAACGTACCGGTATTACCGCTGCATTTCAGTGGCAACCTTCTGATGCAATGTCTTTTGATTTGGATATTTTATACGGAAAGCTATCTAACGATCGCATTGAAAACCAATTATCAACAGCGGGCACAAACGCATTTACTGGCGATGTGACGGCAAATCAGTTACTCGTTGATGCAGCTATTGAAGGTGACGATTTAGTATACGCCTCATTTGAAGGTCTTGATTTACGTACCGAGTCAAAAGTAAGTTTTGGCGAAACTGATTTTCACCAAATATCACTCAGTGGCAATTTTGAACTAACCGATAAACTATACATGACAACCATGTTTGGTTTATCAAAATCTACTTTTGAGCAGCCTATAAACGATAAAGTTTTTAGTGAATCTGTCGACCATGCGTTTTCTGTTGATTGGCGCAATGCTAAATATGGTCAAAATACTTACGACTTTGATATTACCGACGTTGACCAGTGGGCATTAATGCGAACTGATGTCCGCGAAGATGAAATAAGCAATGAATACAACACGTATCAAGTAGATTTTAATTATGAACTTAATGATGTACATTCATTTAAGTTTGGTCTTCAGTCTAAAAACTATCAATCAGATGGCTTTGAACGCAGAGACCGTGTCGATTGGGAAAACAACCCAAATTCACCTGAAGCTGTTTTCCAAATAACAAACATCCCAATTTTACATGACTATGTTATTGCAGATAACCAAGCTACTTTTGAGCGTGTTGTTGCAACAGGTTTAATTTCTCGAGAGTTAGACGCCTCTCATAATCGCCCTGGTACTGTATATCAAATTGAAGAAGATACTATTGGGGTTTATGCACAGTATTTATGGAACACCGAAATAAGTAACTTCCCAATTAGAGGTAACTTAGGTTTGCGTTGGTACGAAACTGAACAAACATCGAGCGGGGAAGTTAATACTGGAGCAGGTTTTGAGCAAATTGAATTTAGTAAAACCTATTCCGATTTACTACCAAGCTTAAATGTTGTTGCTGATATTTCTGATAATTGGTTAGTCCGCTTTGGTGCAAATCGCAATATTTCTCGACCAAATTTAAATCAATTAAAAGCGGCTGGGCAAGTGGGTGTTGCAGATCAATTTATCAGTGCTGGTAACCCTAATTTAGAGCGTTTTGTCGCTGATTCATTCGAAACATCATTTGAGTTTTATGGTGATTCGTCAAGCTTGGCTATTGCATTATTCCATAAAGATATGGAGTCATTTATTGTCCAGCAATCAGTGACCCTACCTTATGAGCAAACGGGTTACCCTCTAGAATTTTTAGATTTTGACCCGCGCGTAAATGCGCAATCTGAGTTTACCGTTTCACAACCTATAAATGGTGATTCTACAGATGTCACTGGTTTAGAAATTGCGTTTCAAATGGACTTTGATTTTTTACCAGAGCCATTCAATTACTTAGGAATGCTCGGTAATGTAACCATTGCTGATGGCGAAACTATTTTATTTAACGAAGGTGAGCGCATCAGCGTTACTCCTCCTGGCTTATCTGAATTGTCTCACAATTTTACCCTTTATTATGAAACGCCGCGTTGGGGCATGCGTGTATCGAGCTCTTATCGTGATGAGTACATTACAGGGGAAGGCTCAGAGCAAAACATTGTTGCAGGATACGATGAAACAACGTTTGTTGATTTTAAATCGTTCATGAATATTACAGAGCAAGTAAAAATAACCTTTGAAGCAACAAACTTAACCGACGAAGCGATTCGCCAATTCCTCGATCACAGAACCCAATCTTACTCACAAAGTGGTCGTAATTTTGCGTTAGGTATGTCGTATAAATTTTAG
- a CDS encoding 2OG-Fe(II) oxygenase: MTDFIRVVDNALSDEFCDEFISTFAQSPHVKQGVTSGGVDLKKKDSHDLHLNNHPEYAQQLKHIQQTTAQHVFKYVEEHIFMMIGAFGLKVYHPKTGEVVDLTQENFEEVGKPQLPLLVQQIFRLGNIQAQKYEVNKGGYPYWHSEVYPQLQHNEALHRVLLFMFYLNDVDEGGETEFYYQNRKIAPKKGTMVIAPGYFTHTHRGNKPVSNDKYILTSWVLFNRAEQIYGAPNS, from the coding sequence ATGACGGACTTTATACGCGTTGTTGATAACGCATTAAGCGATGAGTTTTGCGATGAATTTATTTCCACATTCGCGCAAAGCCCGCATGTAAAACAAGGGGTAACATCGGGCGGTGTCGACTTAAAGAAAAAAGACAGTCACGACCTACACTTAAATAATCACCCCGAATATGCACAACAATTAAAACATATACAACAAACGACTGCACAGCATGTTTTTAAGTATGTTGAAGAGCATATTTTTATGATGATTGGGGCATTTGGCTTAAAGGTCTATCACCCAAAAACAGGGGAAGTAGTCGATTTAACCCAAGAAAATTTTGAAGAAGTGGGTAAACCGCAATTACCTTTGCTAGTTCAGCAAATTTTTAGACTTGGTAATATTCAAGCGCAAAAATATGAAGTAAACAAAGGTGGCTACCCTTACTGGCATAGTGAAGTTTACCCGCAGCTACAGCACAATGAAGCTTTGCATCGCGTGTTGTTATTTATGTTTTATTTAAACGATGTTGATGAAGGCGGTGAAACGGAGTTTTACTATCAAAATCGTAAAATAGCACCTAAAAAAGGCACTATGGTAATAGCTCCTGGCTACTTTACACATACCCACAGGGGTAATAAGCCAGTATCAAACGATAAGTATATTTTAACATCGTGGGTGTTGTTTAATCGTGCAGAACAAATATATGGTGCGCCAAATAGTTAG